Within Deinococcus actinosclerus, the genomic segment GGATGAGTTTTGGCATGGTGTACACCTTTGCCATGCCCAGGGTCACGCGGGCGGGTGGCCCGAGTTCGCGGATGGCCTGGGCGGTGGCCTGAGTGGGGGTGAGGCCGGTCAGCATCAGGTGGTCGGCGCGCGTCAGGACGTGCTCTTCGAGTTCATCCCAGAGTTCCTGGCGGCGCGCCTCCGGCAGGCCCCAGGTGGCGCGGCGCAGGTACGCGGTCAGGGCGCGGGGGATGGGGTGGGCGGCGGTGGTCACGCGCCGGTCCCGCCGAGCCGGTGGACGGCGCCGGTGAAGGCGGCGAATTCCTGCCGTTTGGCGTTCAGGGTTTCGCGGCCCCGGTCGGTGATGGCGTAGTACTTGCGGGGTTTGCCGTTGCGGCCGCTCTCGCCGTGCTGCGCGGCGAGCAGCCCTTCGGCTTCCAGGCGGTGCAGGGCGGGGTAGAGGCTGCCTTCCTTGAAGTCGAAGTACCCGCCGGTGCGGTCGCGGGCGGCCTGGATGATCGCGAAGCCGTAGAGGGGCTGCTGTTCGAGGAGGGTCAGGAGAATGAGGTCGAGGTTGCCGCGCAGCAGGTCTGGGTTCATGGGTGCTCCGGGGTGGGGCGTCGGCCGCGCAGCGTCCTGCGTGGTTGCGGCCCCTGCATAGCTATGTCTGCCTACATAGTCTGTCTTGGTTTGGTGCCTGTCAAGCCCAGTCTGCCTATGTATGGGGTGGCCTATGTGCTGCGGTGACTGAGGTGCCACGCTGGGTCATGCGCTCCTGGATGCTGACCGCCCCGCAGCCAAGCCTCACCGTATCTGACATCACGGCGTTCCAGGCTGTGTGGGACGCACGCAATCCGGCCTAGCCGCCACTCGAAGTACCTCGCTGGCAGTTCCTGAGCTGGCTTGAGGGGAGGCGCTGCCGATCCCTGGGGGTTTCCCTGGCTGGATCCACTATGAAAAGCCCCCGGAGCCTGTGTGGCGTCCGGGGGATGAGTGGGGTGGGGCTCAGTCGATGCTGATGCGCCAGCGCCATTCGCTCGCGCGTTTCATGACGTGCGCGATGCCGCCGGTGATGGCGAGCTTCTGGTTCCAGGGGAGTTTCATCCAGCCGACGGCCATCAGGCCGCCCAGGCTCACGAACTCGCCCAGGGTGGTGGGCTCGTAGGATTCGGGTTCCTCGCCGCGCACGAGGCGCATGATGTTCTTCCCGGTCAGGCGGCCCTGCTGTCCGGCGTGCTGCGCGGTGGTGGGCACGGGTTTGCCTTCCTGGTTCAGCGCGAGGCCCATATCGCCGATCACGAACACCTCGGGGTAGCCCTTGGCGCGCAGCTTGTCGTCCACGGCGATGCGGCCGCCGGGGCCTTTCTCCAGTTTGCTGCCGCTGACGATGTCGCGGGCCTGGATGCCGCCGGTCCAGATGATCTTGCCGGCGCCGATGGTCTTCTGCTGGCCGTCGGCGGTCTGCACGGTGACGGTGTCGGCGGTGGCCTGCGTGATGCGGTGCCCGACGAGGATGTGGATGCCGTATTCCTCGAGGGTCTTCTGGGCCTTGGCGCGCAGGGCGTCGTCGAGGATCGGGAGGATCTTGGGGCCGGCTTCCACGAGGTAGATGTTGAAGGGGGGCAGGCCGCGTTCCTTGGTCAGGAGCTGGGCGCGCTGGGCGAGCTCGGTGACGAGTTCCACGCCGGTGAGGCCGGCGCCGCCCACGACGATGTCGCGGTTGCCCTGGTACTCGGTGGTGTAGGCGCGGTTGACGAAGTTGAAGATCTCGTCGGCGTCGCTGAGCTGCTTGAGTTCGGAGGCGTTCTCGGCCAAGCCGGGGATGCGGTAGAAGTTGGTGACGCTGCCCAGGCCCACGACGAGGGTGTCGTAGGTGAGGACGCGGCCATCCTTGAGCTTGACTTCACGCTCGTCGAGGTTGACGGCTTCGACCTGCGCCTTTTCGAGGTTCACGCCGGTGCCGCGCAGCAGGGGCGCCAGCGGCAGCGTGACGGGGGTGTTGTGCGCCGCCGCTTCGTGCAGGCGGGTCTCAAAGGTGTGGTACGCGTTCTGCTCCACCATCAGGGCTTCGAGGCCGGGGGCGGGCTTCATTTTGGTGGCGACGGCAAGGCCGGAGTAACCAGCACCGAGGATGAGGGTCTTCATGTCTCTTTCTCCTGTGAACGAATTCACGAGTCGAATGGGAGTGCTCCCACCGGCTCATAAACACCGCTGGAAGCCTCCGGCCTCCACACGGCAACAGTGTACATCTTACACCAAATACACCTGAAGGCGCTCACACAGTGTTGTCTGACCTACCGAGACCGTTCATCCAGACTCACCCCGGCCCCTACCCCCGCCCGCCGGCAATCCGCGCGGCGTCCGGCGTGCCCCGCAGCGCCCGCATCGCCAGCGCCCCCAGCAGCGGCCCCAGCGCCCACAGCGCGAACAGCCCCCCCCAGCCCAGGCGCGGCAGCAGCGGCGGCACCACCGCGATCGTCACGGCGGTCAGCGTGAACCCCAGGGCCAGCTGCGCCGTCATCGCCGTCCCCACGTACGGTCCCGGCGCGATCTCACTGATGACCGTGCTGAACTGCGCGCTGTCCGCGATGATCCAGAATCCCCAGAACAGACTCAGCGCCAGCACCACGCCCGGAGCCGGATTGCCCCACAGCAGCAGCCCGGCCAGGAGCAGCGCCGCGCCGCCCGACAGCCACATGGATAGCTCCGTCAGGCGCGTGCGGCCCCAGCGGTCCCCCAGCACGCCGCCCACCCCGCAGCCCAGCGCGCCCACCCCCACCACGCCGAAGGTCGCCAGCGCCGCGCCCCGCAGCGCGTCCGGCTGACCCGCCCCGCTCAGCACCCCGCCGAAGAACAGCGCGAACCACGTCCACATGGCGTACAGCTCCCACATGTGCCCCAGGTACCCCAGGGTCGCCAGCGCCGGGCCGCGCGCCGTCAGGACCCGCCACGCCTGCGCCGGACGGAACGGCGGGGCCTTCGTCGCCAGTGGCCCCGGCGGGACCGGTAGCGCCAGCAGCCCACCCAGCGCCGCCAGCGCACTCGTCACGCCCACCACCACCCGCCAGTCCGCCCCGCCCAGCCCGTTCACCAGGTGCGGGCTGGCCGACCCCAGCGTCAGCGCGCCCACCATCACCCCCAGCGCCATTCCCCGCCCCCGCACGAAGTAGGTGCTCATGGCCCGCAGCGCCGGAGGGTACACGAGCGCCAGCGCCGCCCCCACGCCCGCCCGGGCCAGCAGCGCCCCCCACAGGCCGGGGTGCAGCAGCAGGGCCGCGTTCGCGCCCGCCGCCAGCAGCGCGCCCGCCGCGATCAACGCGCGCGGCTGCGCCCGGTCGGCGAGGTTCAGCGCGGCACTCAGGACCGCCCCCAGCACGAAGCCCAGCTGCACCGCCAGCGTCAGCCACGACCCCTGGAAGGCGTTCAGGCCCCAGCCTTCACGCAGCTGCGGCAGCGCGGCGGCCGCACTGAACCACGGGCTCATGCCGAGCACCACGCTCAGGGCCAGCAGGATCAGCGCGGCGGTCGGGGACAGGCGGGCGGCAGGGGCAGGTGAGGTCATCGGGCGCCCCCCACCCTACGCGACCCGGACGCCGACGTCCGGTCCCCGGCGGTCAGGGGGCCGCGTCCAGCGCCGCGCGCCGCGCCCGCGCAATCGGGCGGCGGTGGTCGCCCTCGGGCAGCAGGGCCTCCAGGGTGTC encodes:
- a CDS encoding PadR family transcriptional regulator, with the protein product MNPDLLRGNLDLILLTLLEQQPLYGFAIIQAARDRTGGYFDFKEGSLYPALHRLEAEGLLAAQHGESGRNGKPRKYYAITDRGRETLNAKRQEFAAFTGAVHRLGGTGA
- a CDS encoding NAD(P)/FAD-dependent oxidoreductase produces the protein MKTLILGAGYSGLAVATKMKPAPGLEALMVEQNAYHTFETRLHEAAAHNTPVTLPLAPLLRGTGVNLEKAQVEAVNLDEREVKLKDGRVLTYDTLVVGLGSVTNFYRIPGLAENASELKQLSDADEIFNFVNRAYTTEYQGNRDIVVGGAGLTGVELVTELAQRAQLLTKERGLPPFNIYLVEAGPKILPILDDALRAKAQKTLEEYGIHILVGHRITQATADTVTVQTADGQQKTIGAGKIIWTGGIQARDIVSGSKLEKGPGGRIAVDDKLRAKGYPEVFVIGDMGLALNQEGKPVPTTAQHAGQQGRLTGKNIMRLVRGEEPESYEPTTLGEFVSLGGLMAVGWMKLPWNQKLAITGGIAHVMKRASEWRWRISID
- a CDS encoding MFS transporter — its product is MTSPAPAARLSPTAALILLALSVVLGMSPWFSAAAALPQLREGWGLNAFQGSWLTLAVQLGFVLGAVLSAALNLADRAQPRALIAAGALLAAGANAALLLHPGLWGALLARAGVGAALALVYPPALRAMSTYFVRGRGMALGVMVGALTLGSASPHLVNGLGGADWRVVVGVTSALAALGGLLALPVPPGPLATKAPPFRPAQAWRVLTARGPALATLGYLGHMWELYAMWTWFALFFGGVLSGAGQPDALRGAALATFGVVGVGALGCGVGGVLGDRWGRTRLTELSMWLSGGAALLLAGLLLWGNPAPGVVLALSLFWGFWIIADSAQFSTVISEIAPGPYVGTAMTAQLALGFTLTAVTIAVVPPLLPRLGWGGLFALWALGPLLGALAMRALRGTPDAARIAGGRG